The Elaeis guineensis isolate ETL-2024a chromosome 3, EG11, whole genome shotgun sequence region TTGGATGGCATTTGAATTAATTTTAGGTTTATTACGTATCAACTAATTAAGATTATGTTTGAGAATTATGCAGGTTGCATTATATTGATTTAGCTATCTTTTACTCCAAAAAATGGTGAGATAggaatttagattttattttgatcaaataaaatttttagagcatttttcttctttttcttttgtaggtCAGAGTGGTTGAGCCCCTCGTTTTCCAGGAAAGCTATGACTTGAAGGGCACAATGAAGACAGGTACAAGTCCAGAAGACCTCGTCGAAACTTGCAATTACGAGCTATCGTAGTTTCCCTTATAATAGACATACGTAGCTTCCCACTTGATCAAAGTAGGCAGTATAGGATAACCATCAGCAACAAAAGATGCTTGCCCTCTGATTGAATTATTAATCCAAGGAACAGCTATGATATATTCACCCCATAAGCAACACTTGTCGAGAAAGTAACAGCATATCTCAGTCTTGACCAAGCTTTAGAGACCCTAATTTAGAATAGGATTGGGTTTGAATTGGATGGTTCAATTAACAATTgacttaattattttaaaaattttaaattttttgaaaatttttatttttatcatgaacTTCGATTCGTTGCAATcagatactcaaatatttataatattataattttttctctgAATGCTATTTTCATCTTACAACCGCAACAGAAATGTCATGTGCTATCATGTGACACTGTGAAAATTGATGTGATAAAAAATTaactgatgtgaaaccttaaacatcttcttctttcttatttctttttttagctatgatttttattttctattttattattttttctctatcttttttggAGCACGACCCACTtaagaggaagaagatggaagaatAAAGCATGAAGGATTAGGATTAGTTGTTCTTACCTTcttcttagtttttttttaaaatttaaattatctgaAATTAGCTTTGTGAGTTTATAAAATTAGCTACAAATAAAGTGAACTAATAATTCAAACCATTATAAATTCAAAAATtctaacaaagaaaaaaaaagaggaagcaaCTAAGATCTCTGTGACCTTAAAGTTCAATTTTTTCAACACTTAATAAAAAGGATGATGATGGAAGCAATCTTGATAGTGGTTGTTGCCTCTATGGAGAAGGATATAGAGATGATGATGGTATAGCGGAGGTGTCGATGATGGTGTAGAAGATGATAGAGTTTTAGAAGAGAAAATGATGAAATTGAAAGTAGAAATCTtagctaaaagaaaaaaatgagaaagaaagtaTTTAAAATTCTACGTCAGTTTTCATTACGTACTATATAGGGGTGGCAATCGAATCGGATTGGATCATAGACGGATcagatcataaacggatcgagtcagaaaatcgtcaatccaaatctgatctgtttattaaacggatcaaaaattcaaacctgaacccgacctatttattaaatagataatctgacccgatccgtttaatctatttattaaataaatcaaattaggttaaacggattaaacatgttaaacagATCGAGCTAAATGGATCAGAAACATGTTAAACAAgttttaaacaagttaaacagatcttaaatggattaaataggtcgggttaaatggatcagaaatagattaaacaggttaaatggataaTCTGACTCAactcgatctgaatattaaatggattaaacaagtCAGATATTTAAAACTCATATCCCACCTAATTATTATTACAGGTTAAACGAatcgatccatttatgatccaaaccgatttagtctaaatccaaatctatttataaTAGATCGAATTAGCgagtcggatcatattttgctaaTCCTAGTATTACATGATAACACGTGACATTTTCATCACGATCGTCAAACAAAAATAGCATTCGGAGAGAAATTACAATATTATAAAAATCTGATGATCTAATTACAATAAATTAAAattcaggataaaaataaaaatctttcaaaaaaatttaaaatttttaaaataattaagccTTAACAATTTAACATATACCTCAACTGAGCCAATATCCGGATTGCATCGGGTTAGGTCCAATGATCCAAACACAAGTGGTACATTAAAGATTTAACACTGTCTAAACCATATTACCtcttatattaataattaaaaaaccaGCAGTCATTTTGGGAGAGTCAAATCCATCCCACGACTCCGGGTGATGTAAGAAATCTGCAAATGCTAGAACGAACTCCATAATGCAAAAGGATCCCACTGAATCAACGCTTTACCAAGCGGTCACTTCCCAGATACCAATCTCCCAATGAGACATGAAGTTAAGAATGATAATGGTTGATTGGAGATGAGCGCCCAAAATGGAAAAGGATAACAGAAGCATACGTGTACAGCATGCCAATGAAGGCTAATTTCATCATTATTACAAGTATAAATAATATAGCAAGAATCAGAACAGGTGAGTTTTGTTTTAAGCATCTAAACCGTTGAGTTTAATCCCTTACTTGCTAGCTTAATTGATCACCGAAGACAATTATTTATTCTCTAAGACAAAGAGATGCATAATAAATATGTTCAAACATCTACACCTTCATTGCCCTATTGGTACAGCCTAGTAAAGGTTGAAGTCATGTGCCCGCACACACGGacgcgcgcgcgcgcgtgcgcgcacacgcacacaaaaaaaaaaaaaaaagaaaaaaaagaaaaaaaaaaggaaaaaaaaaaagaaaaaaagaacagggaagaaagaaggaaaggaggaggTTGAAGTCAAGACATAAGAATACATTAAGGGCTAATTTAAAGCTTGTATGCCTGCTGCACTCATAGAACAATATACACAGAAGCATCATCGCTAACTAGTGCATATAgcttatttaataataataaaaccaAGATTACAACTCCAACTTCACATGTTTGGCACTGGCTTGAAATAAGTGCCGAGTCAGGGAACCTCTTAGTGGTGCCACCTATCTTAACCAGATTATATTTACATTACTGCATTCATTCATCTCCTTTTCCTTAAAGGATACAGCACCTAAGCACCAAACCCTTTTGCTCCATCCTCTGGTCGTCAATGCCTGTGAACATTCATTAATTCATTAAACTGCACATCTTAAGCTACCCCAACATAAATATAAGGGATCTAAATATCTAATAATTGAGTGCTAAAATCTGACAGACTTACCTTCTGGAGGCTGGTAAAGCTTCCGGTTCTGCGCAGATGACATTTCTTTCTTTAAATTGACTAATATGTCCTCCATGGTATACTCCCTTTGCCAGTTCGCAAGCATTGGAAACAGGCTTGGTTCGACCTGGCAATGTTATGATGTAATCAGCTACAATTAAATGTTGAAACAGTGGTAAAGACAGGATAAATTCTTAGCTAGTAGGTACCATTCCAGTTTCCTGATTTACACACGTCATGTTTATCCTAGTCTGGAATCGCACAGTTGGTGGATTATCTGGATAGTCTTTATCACAGAATAGCTTCAACTGATATATCCGCCCCTCATGGACAGTCTAAAAGTTAAATGCAGCAACAAATATTTGGATGTCATCAGAGGCATGAATATTTAAGGCAGAGAATAGCATGACAGACAACATCTTCAGTAGTCTAGAAAAAGTTGCAAGTATAGAAGCATACGTTGTGTGGACCAATAATTGTCCCAGTCCAGGAACGCATATAGATATCATCAGCATCATCCATTCCATAGCTGACAGTACCATCACCAATACCTTTCTCCCCTCTCTCAAGCTCTTCGAGCAATCTGAAGTTTCTTGGAACtgaaaaataaaatgaatatGATGGCCTAGTTTCATACGCACAATTAATTGCCTTCTCGGCAATATACGCATGCATGTGGTGAAGGCATCAAAAATTTCAGAAACACAAGCTTGTGCACAATTTTATGAAGcatataatttgattatggtgcaAAATAAAACAATGAGCTGCAATTCTGGTCTGAAACATCCTGACTGGAAAGCAAAACAAATGAACAataggaaaatttcaagaaatcaATGATCTAGATATCATGAAAATGAACTTGTCTAATTAATGCACCGAAAACTCATGATTGACACTAGACTATCAATTACCCAGAGTACAAGGATACACGGCCGCAACTTGTGAAGATTTTTAAAGCCAGCTTATTATGCTTAAAGCTGGTGATCTAGATCCAATTAATCTGACCCAACCTAAACCACCTAAAGCCAGCCCATCTGTAGCAGCTACAGACTTGGGTCTGGGTCAAGAGAGGCTGACCAATTATCAGGTACTGTCAAGTCTGGGTTAAAACGGTCTTACAATATTTTAATAAGAATAGTTTCAGCAGATACTTATAGTATGATACCAAATACATAAATGGTCAGTTCCTaaatttctttcttcctctcagATTCCCCCCTCTCCTCTTCCCTCTTACATTCTCTCTCTTGCACCTCTTCTTCACTCTATCCTTTCCTCCCATCTTCCTCACTCTCCTCTgcttgatccatccagtcatccACGATCACTGGTTCCATTCACATCACCTCCCACAGTGCCAAACCATCACATGTAGCTGTGTCACAACCAACTGCCCTGTCCCCATATCACTATCACCATCTTCCCATCACCCCACAACAAGCCACCATCTTACTGCCATATGTTGCCTTTGCACCATCAAAGACCCAAAAGCAACTACAGTCCATTGCTGTCTTCTCCCCTCTTCCCTCCTCTTCCTTTGTCTCCTACACGATGGCTTGGATTGTTTTCACCGATTTGTCAAAGGATTCAGTCCTCCAAACATTCAAATATTCCAAATTTAGCATCTACAGGTACTCCAATTGCATCAATGGCTCTGTATCTACTACAATAACACACATAAAActgctatattttaaaaattagtcATTGATAACTGTGAAGTAATATGAACTAATGACCCAGGCCATAATTAATATCATAATGCCACTATTAGAAACTATTTTGTCTCACCATAGCTAGTCTGAGTGCTAGTCACACTCAATATACTTTATTACACAAACCTGTATGCCTTGACAACCACTAAAAAACTTCTGGTAGCACTTTATCACATGCTTTCTTTGTATCAATAATGATCGTGAATTCTTTTTACACCAGAAAGAACCCTATGTTAATTCTTTCCCCTCTTTATACAGTTCCATTGTCTGGCTCTAACAAGAAAATAACCTCCATTACTGGCCTTCCTAGTGTAAAATCAACTTGGTTCTTCAAGATGTCATCATGTCTCCATCTTTGCTCCAATGTGCTCACATAAAACCTCACACTAAAGCTTGTAACATTGATTCAGCGATTATGCAGTTTGGTGCATGTTTGTTTTTCTAACAATTTGCATTAATATATTACTCCAGTAATTCGGTAATATATTTGTTTTAAGAATACgttgaataaattaaaaaacaAACAAGCCACAAATTAAGCTTCAATTTCAAAGCTTTCTGTGTAAAACATACAACCAATCTAATGATCTGGTGGAACTAAAAATAATTTGTACCTAAGATTGATGACAACCCAATTCTTGTAATATTATCAGCAAAAGAGAGAAACTAATCAAATTGGCTTACTTTAGcatgacaaaaaaaaaagtatcattgAAAATGCAAGTTAATCAATAACTTTTCCCAGTCCAAAGTACAAGTAATTTTATCTCTATTTTCTTTGTTTTACAAGGCAAGCATGCAAATTGCTCCGttcgtaaataatttttgatagcTATTATTAAAGAATCATATGCTTACACTCTGACTAAACTTATTATTACTTAACTAAGATATTTAAAGCACAAGTTTATATGTATTCATAATGCATGACTGATTTATTCTAACTCACCAATTTGAGCATGCAACCTGTCCAAAGCAGGGGACAAACAAAAATCATGCCAGAAAAAGAGTACTGGAAAGAAAAATTCAGATCACATCAAAATTCAAATGTCAAATCTTCATCATCTACTTTCTCATTTTTCCTTCCCCTTTCacattttatttatgatgtatgcACTCTTGTTCCTTTTGTGATATTGGCTCCATTTAAACATCAGTGCAGAGTTTCAACCAAAAAATCATCAATTCATTTTCACCTTGAATCATTAATTTTGGAGGTGGAAGAAAAGACTGCAAATTCATGCTGTTGAACCTATTCCCAGGCCACattcctctcctccctcctctcctgATGTCCTGCACCCAGCAGCACTCCGAACCATAAGCAATAAAGAACTCATTATTCCTCCAACAAATCTCACTTCATCTCCAGCTGTCGTTCCAAGTCCTAATTTCTTAGGTTTTCAAAAGAATGGACATGTTGCAAAAAACCTGGGTCTTCAAAAAGTTGGACCTACAGAGGATTTCAAAAAACTATTCTGAAGGGACAAGGGCTTTCAAGAATTGAGTATGAGGCCAATCCTTTTCTCTGTTGACTTTTCTTGATCTCCACTATCCAAAGATTTATCTTCTTTATCAACATGCAAGGGCTGATTAAGGCCCCATTGCAGCAAAAATAGAAACTAATAATAATATGGATCACCAAAGGACCTACTAGTTGACAGGACACGTGAAAATAGCAATTGGAATATTTTGACTCTTGCCTCAAGCCATATTGTCCATCTTAAAGTCacaatttatcatgaaaaaagaatctaatttaatggtTGTAGCACTTCATAACTGGCCTTTAGCCATACTAGTCTAATTTCAAAACCGTAACCCAAGAAATGTGCTTCAGCTAACTCGCATGTAGGAATTTATCAACCAATGCCTTGTAAATCCACTCCCTCCTCCCACTTAGTGGTCCCTGTCTGAAAACTTCAAATAAATGCGTGGAGTTGTGCAGCTCATTCCATGTCTAGGCAAGGGAAACCTAAATAGGCTTGTCGGTTTAGCATTTTTTGTTTCCCAATTGCAACATCATACATCTCTTATATAACCATTTTATAGGAGGAAAGTGGGCCACCTGAGATTTGAAAGCCACATAAAACCAAGGATGGTCTGGTCTCATTTGACTAAATCCATATAAACCACAACAATGGTGCATTTATCAGTATACATCCAAGCCCTCTAGATAAATGTCACTCAACTCCGAGATGATAATATTACAAGATGACAAGAATGAAAACATGTCGTCAGAATGTGTATATGTTTTGgctaaaaaattattaaacaaaaataaatagtTAAGAATTTGTTAGTTTTACATAAACAAAGAAATAAAATGTTGAAAACTTGCTTGATAATCTATGTCcatccatatttttttaggaacTCGCTATTACAAGTAATATCAGCTTTCATCCACTTCTTTGGCTGGTTAAAGAATGCAAGTAACCTCAGAGACCCAAAGCAAAAATAAGCAGTAATTTTTTGGGTCAGAGAGGAAAGTAGTTCCCCAATACAAAGTACAGATAGAAGACAACTAGAAAGCATATTACAATTATGTGCTTGTTTGTTATGAAATAGTAAAATTTACCCCAATTGTTGTTCCAAGAAAATGTATGAttagaattttaaaatcaaatgacGATAACAAA contains the following coding sequences:
- the LOC105041098 gene encoding ubiquitin-conjugating enzyme E2 variant 1D — its product is MGSEGSRVVVPRNFRLLEELERGEKGIGDGTVSYGMDDADDIYMRSWTGTIIGPHNTVHEGRIYQLKLFCDKDYPDNPPTVRFQTRINMTCVNQETGMVEPSLFPMLANWQREYTMEDILVNLKKEMSSAQNRKLYQPPEGIDDQRMEQKGLVLRCCIL